A section of the Jannaschia sp. S6380 genome encodes:
- a CDS encoding Gfo/Idh/MocA family oxidoreductase: protein MTDAIRWGILGASSFARREMAPALHLARGSRLSALATRAPDKAAAFRDRVPDLAVHRDYAALLDAPEIDAVYIPLPHTMHVEWAIRALEAGKHVLVEKPVAMHADEIAPLIAARDASGRLCAEAYMIVHHPQWHFVRDLLRDGAIGRLRHVEGVFTYDNSADPGNIRNAAATGGGALPDIGVYTYGATRWATGAEPERITHADIDWENGCDTLARVSARFPDFTAHWVNSMRLLPEQFMLFHGEAGLIRLNAPFNAARFGEAQVDWRGRDGVRHSRSWPGVDQYVLQVEAFVDAARNGTPYLWTLEDARGTQQVIDMAYAAAGGRPV, encoded by the coding sequence ATGACCGATGCGATCCGATGGGGCATCCTGGGGGCATCGTCTTTCGCACGCCGTGAAATGGCGCCGGCGCTGCACCTTGCGCGTGGCAGCCGCCTGTCGGCCTTGGCCACGCGCGCACCCGACAAGGCGGCAGCCTTTCGCGACCGGGTTCCCGACCTCGCCGTGCATCGCGATTACGCGGCCCTGCTGGATGCGCCGGAGATCGACGCCGTCTACATCCCTCTGCCGCACACGATGCATGTCGAATGGGCCATCCGCGCGCTGGAGGCCGGCAAGCACGTTCTGGTCGAGAAGCCGGTCGCCATGCATGCCGACGAGATCGCACCCCTAATCGCGGCGCGCGACGCCAGCGGCCGTCTATGTGCCGAAGCGTACATGATCGTGCATCACCCCCAATGGCATTTCGTCCGCGACCTGCTACGCGACGGTGCGATCGGGCGTCTGCGCCATGTGGAAGGGGTGTTCACCTACGACAATTCGGCCGATCCGGGGAACATCCGCAACGCGGCTGCGACCGGCGGCGGGGCTTTGCCGGACATCGGTGTCTATACCTATGGCGCCACACGTTGGGCCACCGGGGCGGAACCCGAGCGGATCACCCATGCCGATATCGACTGGGAGAATGGGTGCGACACGCTCGCCCGTGTCTCGGCGCGGTTTCCGGATTTCACTGCCCATTGGGTCAATTCGATGCGCCTATTGCCCGAGCAGTTCATGCTGTTTCACGGCGAGGCCGGGCTGATCCGCCTGAACGCGCCGTTCAACGCCGCCCGCTTCGGCGAGGCACAGGTGGATTGGCGCGGTCGGGACGGGGTCCGGCATTCGCGATCCTGGCCGGGGGTGGACCAATATGTCCTGCAGGTCGAGGCGTTCGTGGATGCCGCGCGGAACGGCACGCCATATCTTTGGACGCTGGAGGATGCGCGCGGGACGCAGCAGGTGATCGACATGGCCTACGCCGCCGCGGGCGGACGGCCCGTCTAG
- a CDS encoding DksA/TraR family C4-type zinc finger protein, whose protein sequence is MAGGWAKDGAVSEQIEASIADELARMRARSGPSGESFTHCAECEEPIPEARRAAVPGVKLCVDCQTGRDDRNTPRAGINRRGSKDSQLK, encoded by the coding sequence ATGGCAGGCGGTTGGGCGAAGGACGGCGCGGTCAGCGAGCAGATCGAAGCATCGATCGCCGACGAACTGGCGCGGATGCGGGCCCGGTCGGGTCCGTCCGGCGAGAGCTTCACCCATTGCGCCGAATGCGAGGAGCCGATCCCCGAGGCACGCCGCGCTGCCGTTCCGGGCGTCAAGCTGTGCGTCGACTGCCAGACGGGTCGCGACGACCGCAACACGCCCCGCGCCGGCATCAACCGGCGGGGCAGCAAGGACAGTCAGTTGAAATGA
- a CDS encoding DUF1428 domain-containing protein, protein MSYYAGFVAAVSNDRKDEFIAHAREAWEVIFKPMGALAQIETWGDEVPDGEVTSFPMAVKAKPGETVVFSWIEWPDKATHDAANAKMMAPDFAPDMAEMPFDGKRMIYGGFAPVVELRR, encoded by the coding sequence ATGAGTTACTATGCCGGTTTCGTCGCCGCCGTTTCGAATGATCGAAAGGATGAGTTCATCGCCCATGCGCGCGAGGCTTGGGAGGTCATCTTCAAGCCGATGGGCGCGCTGGCGCAGATCGAGACCTGGGGCGACGAGGTACCCGATGGCGAGGTCACGTCCTTCCCGATGGCCGTGAAGGCCAAACCGGGCGAGACGGTCGTGTTTTCGTGGATCGAATGGCCCGACAAGGCGACGCACGACGCCGCGAACGCGAAGATGATGGCGCCCGATTTCGCGCCGGACATGGCCGAGATGCCGTTCGACGGAAAGCGTATGATCTATGGCGGTTTCGCCCCGGTGGTGGAACTCCGCCGCTGA
- the rpoH gene encoding RNA polymerase sigma factor RpoH has translation MAATYANLPAPNPEAGLNRYLQEIRKFPMLEPEEEYMLAKRWAEEGDTEAAHKMVTSHLRLAAKIAMGYRGYGLPQAEVISEANVGLMQAVKKFDPERGFRLATYAMWWIRAAIQEYVLRSWSMVKLGTTSAQKKLFFNLRKAKNRIGALEEGDLRPENVQRIANDLGVTEDEVTSMNRRMSGGDASLNVMVGSDGDSTTQWQDWLADEDADQAEDYAERDEYESRIGLMTEAMDVLNDREKDILTQRRLSDETVTLEDLSSKYGVSRERIRQIEVRAFEKLSKRVRELAREKGMASA, from the coding sequence ATGGCAGCGACCTATGCGAACCTGCCGGCGCCGAACCCGGAGGCCGGGCTGAACCGGTATCTGCAGGAAATCCGAAAGTTTCCGATGTTAGAGCCGGAAGAGGAATATATGCTCGCCAAGCGGTGGGCCGAGGAGGGCGACACCGAGGCCGCCCACAAGATGGTGACGTCGCATCTGCGTCTCGCCGCAAAGATCGCCATGGGCTATCGCGGTTACGGGCTGCCGCAGGCGGAGGTCATCTCCGAGGCGAATGTGGGTCTGATGCAGGCGGTCAAGAAGTTCGATCCCGAAAGGGGCTTCCGCCTCGCGACCTATGCGATGTGGTGGATCCGTGCCGCGATCCAGGAATACGTTCTGCGGTCCTGGTCGATGGTGAAGCTGGGCACGACCAGCGCGCAGAAGAAGCTCTTCTTCAACCTTCGCAAAGCCAAGAACCGCATTGGTGCCTTGGAGGAGGGCGACCTGCGCCCCGAGAACGTGCAGCGCATCGCCAATGACCTAGGCGTGACCGAGGACGAGGTGACCTCGATGAACCGGCGCATGTCGGGGGGCGACGCCTCGCTCAACGTGATGGTCGGCTCGGACGGGGATTCGACGACGCAATGGCAGGACTGGCTGGCGGATGAGGACGCCGATCAGGCCGAGGACTACGCCGAGCGCGACGAGTATGAAAGCCGGATCGGCCTGATGACCGAGGCGATGGATGTCCTCAACGACCGCGAGAAGGACATCCTGACCCAGCGGCGTCTCAGCGACGAAACGGTGACGTTGGAAGACCTGTCCAGCAAGTACGGCGTCAGCCGGGAGCGTATCCGGCAGATCGAGGTCCGCGCCTTCGAGAAACTGTCGAAGCGCGTCCGTGAACTGGCGCGCGAAAAAGGGATGGCGTCGGCCTGA
- a CDS encoding RluA family pseudouridine synthase — protein MSDTCITFEIAADPPSRLDKAIARDVPVDAHLSRSRLARLIADGAVRVNGAPAGARDRVAEGDRIDLRVPVAADPETTAEDIPLTIVHEDADLIVIDKPAGMVVHPAPGSPGGTLVNALLHHFGGALSGVGGTRRPGIVHRIDKDTSGLLVVAKSDAAHHGLAAQFEAHSVERRYLAICHGVPDAGDPRLRGIRGVAWEGGDIVRIMTRLARHRTDRQRQAVTWEGGRHAVTRARVLTRFDHAALLECWLETGRTHQIRVHLAHAGHALVGDPVYGGHRRLPRSHPAAGAVAAFGRQALHAETLGFRHPVSGSPMRFAAPLPPDMEGLLGCLAR, from the coding sequence ATGTCCGACACGTGCATCACCTTCGAGATCGCGGCCGATCCGCCGTCGCGTCTGGATAAGGCAATCGCCCGCGACGTGCCAGTCGACGCGCATCTGAGCCGCTCGCGCCTGGCGCGACTGATCGCCGACGGCGCCGTCCGCGTGAACGGCGCGCCCGCCGGCGCGCGCGACCGCGTGGCCGAGGGTGACCGGATCGACCTGCGCGTGCCCGTGGCCGCCGACCCCGAGACGACGGCCGAGGACATTCCGCTGACCATCGTGCACGAGGACGCGGACCTGATCGTGATCGACAAGCCCGCGGGCATGGTCGTCCATCCAGCACCCGGCAGCCCGGGCGGCACGCTGGTCAACGCGTTGCTGCATCATTTCGGGGGTGCCCTGTCCGGCGTCGGCGGCACGCGCCGGCCCGGGATCGTGCACCGCATCGACAAGGATACCTCGGGCCTGTTGGTCGTGGCCAAGTCGGATGCCGCGCATCATGGCCTGGCCGCCCAGTTCGAGGCGCACAGCGTCGAGCGGCGATACCTGGCAATCTGCCACGGCGTGCCGGACGCGGGCGATCCGCGTCTGCGCGGGATCCGCGGCGTCGCGTGGGAGGGGGGCGACATCGTCAGGATCATGACCCGTCTGGCCCGCCACCGCACCGACCGCCAGCGCCAGGCCGTCACCTGGGAGGGGGGGCGGCACGCCGTGACGCGGGCCCGGGTCCTGACGCGTTTCGATCACGCGGCGCTGCTGGAATGTTGGCTGGAGACCGGGCGGACGCATCAGATCCGGGTGCATCTGGCCCATGCCGGCCACGCGTTGGTGGGCGATCCCGTCTATGGGGGGCATCGCCGGTTGCCGCGATCCCATCCTGCCGCCGGCGCGGTCGCGGCATTCGGCCGTCAGGCGCTGCATGCCGAGACACTGGGCTTCCGGCATCCGGTCAGCGGTTCGCCGATGCGCTTCGCCGCCCCGCTTCCGCCGGACATGGAAGGCCTGCTGGGCTGTCTCGCGCGTTAG
- a CDS encoding DUF6476 family protein, producing MEPRLPPDLRLLKTLVTILTGVMIAGLIAVVALLVTRLPGARVTAPDALVLPPDTAVVAVTQTPAYWLVTTRDNRALIFAPDGTFRREIALD from the coding sequence ATGGAACCTCGGCTGCCCCCCGACCTGCGCCTGTTGAAAACGCTCGTGACCATTCTGACCGGGGTGATGATCGCCGGGCTGATAGCGGTCGTGGCCTTGCTTGTCACGCGCCTGCCCGGTGCGCGGGTAACGGCGCCCGACGCCCTGGTCCTGCCTCCCGATACTGCCGTCGTCGCCGTGACGCAGACGCCGGCCTACTGGCTAGTCACGACGCGCGACAACCGGGCCCTAATCTTCGCGCCGGACGGCACCTTCCGACGCGAGATCGCATTGGACTGA